In Desulfovibrio sp. 86, the following proteins share a genomic window:
- the rpsB gene encoding 30S ribosomal protein S2: MAYVSMKQMLETGVHFGHQTRRWNPKMRPYIFGARNGIHIIDLQQTVKLFRIAHDKVVDTVAKGGKVLFIGTKRQAQEAVATEAGRAGQYYVTNRWMGGTLTNFVTIQKSVDRLKKLEVMFADGSINRYQKKEILLLEREMNKLEQTLGGIKNMDRLPQLAFIIDPHREDIAVKECRKLGIPIVAVTDTNCDPDVIDYIIPGNDDAIRAIKLFVASFAEACTEGEAMSKDHKGEASNAEEAMQKAAAAEVVAEAAPAQ, from the coding sequence ATGGCTTACGTCAGCATGAAGCAAATGCTGGAAACCGGCGTGCATTTCGGTCACCAGACCCGCCGCTGGAACCCCAAGATGCGTCCCTACATTTTCGGCGCGCGTAACGGCATCCATATCATCGACCTGCAGCAGACCGTAAAGCTCTTCCGCATTGCCCACGACAAGGTTGTGGACACCGTTGCCAAGGGCGGCAAGGTTCTGTTCATCGGCACCAAGCGTCAGGCTCAGGAAGCTGTGGCCACCGAAGCCGGTCGCGCCGGACAGTACTATGTGACCAATCGTTGGATGGGCGGCACGCTCACCAACTTTGTCACCATCCAGAAGAGCGTTGATCGCCTGAAGAAGCTGGAAGTCATGTTTGCCGACGGCAGCATCAACCGCTACCAGAAAAAGGAAATCCTGCTTCTGGAACGCGAAATGAACAAGCTGGAACAAACCCTCGGCGGCATCAAGAACATGGACCGTCTGCCCCAGCTTGCCTTCATCATCGACCCGCATCGTGAAGACATCGCCGTCAAGGAATGCCGCAAGCTCGGCATCCCCATCGTGGCCGTCACGGACACCAACTGCGACCCCGATGTCATCGACTATATCATTCCCGGCAATGATGACGCCATCCGCGCCATCAAGCTCTTTGTGGCCTCTTTCGCCGAAGCCTGCACGGAAGGCGAAGCCATGAGCAAGGACCACAAGGGCGAAGCTTCCAACGCTGAAGAAGCCATGCAAAAGGCTGCCGCTGCCGAGGTTGTGGCCGAAGCTGCTCCCGCCCAATAA
- the tsf gene encoding translation elongation factor Ts, whose protein sequence is MAITAQLVKELREMTGAGMMDCKKALVEVEGDLEKAVDWLRQKGMAKAAKKSGRATSEGLVTVTLSDDGKTVAMASLLCETDFVARGEQFQTMAAKLAKTVLDNAPADAVALESLMGEEVTQLIASVGENMQIGKFARHTKPGESSVIGQYIHANGKIGVLVFLTCGKTESAARPEVQELAKNIAMQVAAASPMALDAASLDQAAVEREREVYRQKALEEGKPANIVDKIADGAVKKFQKDVCLMEQPYIRDDKKTINDIVRETGKTVGDEITVTGFERIQLAAE, encoded by the coding sequence ATGGCTATTACCGCTCAACTGGTAAAAGAACTGCGCGAAATGACTGGCGCGGGCATGATGGATTGCAAAAAAGCCCTGGTGGAAGTGGAAGGCGACCTGGAAAAGGCCGTGGACTGGCTGCGTCAGAAGGGCATGGCCAAGGCTGCCAAAAAGTCGGGCCGCGCCACCAGTGAAGGTCTTGTGACCGTGACCCTGAGTGATGACGGCAAGACCGTGGCCATGGCTTCGCTTTTGTGCGAAACCGACTTCGTGGCGCGTGGCGAGCAGTTCCAGACCATGGCAGCCAAGCTCGCCAAGACCGTGCTGGACAATGCCCCCGCTGACGCCGTGGCCCTCGAATCCCTTATGGGTGAAGAAGTGACCCAGCTTATCGCCTCTGTGGGCGAAAACATGCAGATCGGCAAGTTTGCCCGCCACACCAAGCCCGGCGAAAGCTCCGTCATCGGCCAGTACATCCACGCCAACGGCAAGATCGGCGTGCTGGTGTTTCTGACCTGCGGCAAGACTGAAAGCGCCGCCAGGCCCGAAGTGCAGGAACTGGCCAAAAATATCGCCATGCAGGTGGCCGCCGCCAGCCCCATGGCTCTTGACGCCGCCAGCCTGGACCAGGCTGCCGTGGAGCGTGAACGCGAAGTCTACCGCCAGAAGGCTCTGGAAGAAGGCAAGCCCGCCAACATCGTGGACAAGATCGCCGACGGCGCCGTGAAGAAGTTCCAGAAGGACGTGTGCCTTATGGAACAGCCTTACATCCGCGACGACAAGAAGACCATCAACGACATCGTGCGTGAAACCGGCAAGACCGTTGGTGATGAAATCACCGTCACCGGCTTTGAGCGCATTCAGCTTGCCGCCGAATAA
- a CDS encoding TerC family protein — protein sequence MLEFSWVTQLSAWAGLGTLVLLEVVLGVDNLVFISILVGRLPGDRKREAFLVGLGLALLMRMILLTIMARLATLITPLFVLGGHGFSARDLILMAGGVFLLLKGTMELHDRLEGHSGRYAGETEHHPGFWQVIFQVVVLDAVFSLDSIITAVGMVEHVTIMMLAVIIAMSIMLMSAGPLLAFMERHPTVIVLCLGFLLMIGLSLLADGLGYHIPKGYMYAAIVFSLLVEMCNQWALRNRRRRFSMRDMRESTARVILNILGGSAPGQGDTQLDAAALAGETKERLFAPEERAMLARVIRLGGRTARFIMVPRQRVNWLDSNADRETVSKHAAASRLAWLPVLRRDTDEVLGVVHPGDILMREGEQPEGQWDLTKFIRPAPTIFEHTPLPVIMEDFRTHPSPLAFVRDEYGSVVGIITPAELLSVLAGQMGDMPAGPEACRRPDGSWVMPGRLTIDLFASWLGISLPKRLDSATLAGFILERLGRIPEKGAHLHYQGWDLEITHMDRRRIDEVRAVRLLTPPVKGKKKTRDASGRR from the coding sequence ATGCTGGAATTTTCATGGGTGACACAGCTTTCCGCCTGGGCCGGTCTGGGCACGCTGGTACTGCTGGAAGTGGTGCTTGGCGTGGACAACCTGGTCTTTATTTCCATTCTTGTGGGAAGGTTGCCCGGCGACCGCAAGCGGGAGGCTTTTTTGGTGGGGCTTGGGCTGGCCCTGCTCATGCGCATGATCCTGCTCACCATCATGGCCCGCCTGGCCACGCTGATCACGCCCCTGTTCGTGCTTGGGGGGCACGGCTTTTCAGCGCGTGACCTCATACTCATGGCCGGGGGCGTCTTTCTGCTGCTCAAGGGCACCATGGAGCTGCACGACCGGCTTGAAGGCCACAGCGGCAGATATGCCGGAGAAACGGAGCACCACCCCGGATTCTGGCAGGTTATTTTTCAGGTAGTGGTGCTGGACGCGGTCTTTTCGCTGGACTCCATCATCACGGCCGTGGGCATGGTGGAACATGTCACCATCATGATGCTGGCCGTGATCATAGCCATGAGCATCATGCTCATGTCCGCCGGGCCACTGCTTGCCTTTATGGAGCGTCACCCCACGGTCATCGTGCTGTGCCTGGGCTTTTTGCTCATGATCGGCCTGAGCCTTCTTGCCGACGGTCTGGGCTACCATATTCCCAAGGGCTACATGTACGCGGCCATTGTGTTTTCCCTTTTGGTGGAAATGTGCAACCAGTGGGCGCTCCGCAACCGACGAAGACGTTTCAGCATGCGCGACATGCGCGAATCCACGGCCCGCGTGATCCTGAATATTCTGGGCGGCAGCGCGCCTGGGCAGGGTGATACCCAGCTCGACGCAGCCGCCCTGGCGGGCGAAACCAAGGAGCGGCTGTTCGCGCCGGAAGAACGGGCCATGCTGGCCCGCGTCATTCGCCTTGGCGGACGCACGGCCCGCTTTATCATGGTGCCGCGCCAGCGCGTGAACTGGCTGGACAGCAATGCGGACAGGGAAACCGTGAGCAAACATGCCGCGGCGTCGCGGCTGGCCTGGCTGCCCGTGCTGCGCCGTGATACCGACGAGGTGCTTGGCGTGGTGCACCCCGGCGACATCCTCATGCGCGAAGGCGAGCAACCCGAAGGGCAGTGGGATCTGACCAAGTTCATCCGGCCAGCCCCCACCATCTTCGAGCATACGCCCCTGCCTGTCATTATGGAGGATTTTCGCACCCATCCTTCGCCGCTGGCCTTTGTGCGCGATGAATACGGCAGCGTGGTGGGCATCATCACCCCGGCCGAGCTTTTGAGCGTACTGGCCGGGCAGATGGGCGACATGCCCGCCGGGCCGGAAGCCTGCCGTCGCCCCGACGGCAGCTGGGTCATGCCAGGGCGGCTCACCATTGACCTGTTCGCCAGCTGGCTTGGCATCAGCCTGCCCAAGCGTCTGGACAGCGCGACCCTGGCCGGGTTCATTCTGGAGCGCCTTGGGCGCATACCCGAAAAAGGCGCGCACCTGCACTATCAGGGGTGGGATCTGGAAATCACGCACATGGACAGGCGGCGCATTGACGAAGTGCGCGCCGTGCGCCTGCTGACGCCCCCGGTCAAGGGAAAGAAAAAAACCAGGGATGCCTCCGGACGGCGCTGA